Proteins encoded by one window of Nitrincola iocasae:
- a CDS encoding Gfo/Idh/MocA family protein yields the protein MKLKLGVIGVSEGNGHPYSWSAIFNGYNPEIMEECGYPVIPRYLEQQSWPESSIPDAEVVAVWTQDIKLSKHIASACNIDKAVTHPEDMLGMVDAVLLARDDAENHLDYARPFLEARLPIYIDKPLALSSDALEELYALEKYPGQIFTCSALRYSKELYLSQADKEQLGEIKIVSAFTPKSWDKYAVHIIEPVLNMLPAEDTPVCFVKGNSLKIEPDDNSGSLSVLWKSGIKTHFMASGDAMTPISIRVMGTAGWKDLFFSDSFSAFKAALEAFVRGIKTSEIASPQMFNRQVVELLERGRV from the coding sequence ATGAAGCTAAAACTCGGTGTTATTGGGGTTTCTGAAGGAAATGGTCATCCGTATTCATGGAGTGCCATTTTTAATGGTTATAACCCTGAAATCATGGAAGAGTGTGGTTATCCCGTTATTCCGCGCTATCTAGAACAGCAATCTTGGCCGGAAAGTAGTATTCCTGATGCTGAAGTTGTTGCTGTGTGGACTCAAGATATAAAGCTATCAAAACATATAGCTTCTGCCTGCAATATAGATAAGGCAGTTACTCATCCTGAGGATATGCTAGGAATGGTCGATGCTGTTCTTCTTGCTAGAGATGATGCTGAAAATCATTTGGATTATGCAAGGCCATTTTTGGAAGCCAGGTTGCCAATATATATTGATAAGCCCCTGGCTTTGTCTAGCGATGCCTTAGAGGAACTATATGCGCTAGAAAAATATCCAGGCCAGATTTTTACCTGTTCTGCTTTAAGATACTCTAAGGAACTCTATCTTTCTCAAGCTGATAAAGAGCAGCTGGGTGAAATTAAGATAGTTTCGGCATTCACACCGAAGTCTTGGGATAAGTATGCCGTTCATATTATCGAACCCGTTCTTAATATGTTACCTGCAGAGGATACTCCTGTTTGCTTTGTTAAAGGAAATTCGCTGAAAATAGAACCCGATGATAATTCTGGCAGCTTAAGTGTCCTTTGGAAGAGTGGTATAAAAACTCACTTCATGGCATCAGGTGATGCTATGACGCCAATTTCAATTAGGGTTATGGGCACAGCAGGCTGGAAAGACTTATTTTTTTCTGATTCTTTTTCGGCTTTCAAAGCCGCTCTGGAAGCCTTTGTCAGGGGTATTAAAACTTCAGAAATTGCCTCACCACAAATGTTTAACAGGCAAGTTGTAGAGTTACTAGAAAGAGGAAGAGTATGA
- a CDS encoding aldo/keto reductase, whose amino-acid sequence MKLALGTAQFGMDYGVANKKGHVSLSDVKSILSLARKYGISTIDTAAAYGSSENALGLAGVNDFNIVSKLPPRDSKCLDTIGWIEKSVKNSLENLKVDSLYGFLLHRPHELLSSEGEKIFETLSVLKSKGIIKKIGVSIYEPEQLDQLYQYYSFDLVQTPMNLIDHRIIETGWLQRLKESGAEVHIRSAFLQGLLLMKSIDRPAYFNTWNRIFAHFDEWLISENISPLEACLGFLNSHPEIDKVIVGIDSVKQLSEIMDAVSVKIPEIPDSLKSGDLALINPGCWKL is encoded by the coding sequence ATGAAACTTGCCCTCGGAACAGCTCAGTTTGGTATGGATTATGGGGTCGCCAATAAAAAAGGGCATGTGAGTCTGTCTGATGTGAAAAGCATACTGTCATTAGCAAGAAAATATGGCATATCGACTATAGATACAGCGGCCGCATATGGTAGTAGTGAAAATGCACTTGGACTTGCAGGAGTGAATGATTTCAATATTGTTTCCAAACTACCTCCCCGTGATTCAAAATGCCTTGATACAATTGGATGGATTGAAAAATCCGTTAAAAATTCTCTCGAAAATCTGAAGGTAGATTCCCTGTATGGTTTTCTTTTACATCGACCGCATGAACTTCTGAGCAGTGAGGGAGAAAAAATTTTTGAAACCCTTTCGGTCTTAAAAAGCAAAGGAATAATAAAAAAAATTGGAGTTTCAATATATGAGCCGGAACAGCTTGATCAGTTATATCAGTATTATAGTTTTGACCTTGTTCAAACCCCAATGAACTTGATTGATCATAGAATAATTGAAACAGGTTGGTTGCAGAGGCTGAAGGAAAGTGGAGCTGAGGTACATATTAGATCAGCATTTCTGCAAGGTTTGCTTTTGATGAAATCAATAGACCGACCTGCATATTTTAATACGTGGAATAGAATTTTTGCGCATTTTGACGAGTGGCTTATATCTGAGAATATATCGCCATTAGAAGCATGTCTTGGATTTTTAAATAGCCACCCAGAAATCGATAAAGTTATCGTGGGTATTGATTCTGTAAAGCAATTGTCAGAAATTATGGATGCTGTCAGTGTAAAAATTCCTGAAATTCCTGATTCACTTAAATCTGGTGATCTCGCATTAATTAACCCAGGTTGTTGGAAATTATGA